One Leopardus geoffroyi isolate Oge1 chromosome C1, O.geoffroyi_Oge1_pat1.0, whole genome shotgun sequence DNA segment encodes these proteins:
- the ARTN gene encoding artemin — MAAGMRLLRDGVGPGPQTRLRGSASSRSLRPQPSLRPGPGALHLGSTFLSVQSALWPTLAALALLSSVAEASLGPGPRSPAPRLGPAPAPAVPTGHLPGGRQPRTCGGRARRPPPQPPRPAPQPPAPSPAPPRGGRAARAGRASWGSRARTAGARGCRLRSQLVPVRALGLGHSSDELVRFRFCSGSCRRARSPHDLSLASLLGAGALRPPPGSRPVSQPCCRPTRYEAVSFMDVNSTWRTVDRLSATACGCLG, encoded by the exons ATGGCGGCGGGCATGAGGCTGCTGAGGGATGGAGTTGGGCCCGGCCCCCAGACACGGCTCAGGGGCTCGGCCAGCAGCAGGTCCCTCAGGCCCCAGCCTTCACTGCGTCCCGGACCCGGAGCCCTGCACCTCG GCTCCACTTTTCTCTCTGTGCAGTCTGCCCTGTGGCCAACCCTGGCCGCTCTGGCCCTGCTGAGCAGCGTCGCCGAGGCCTCCCTGGGCCCCGGGCCCCGCAGCCCCGCCCCGCgcctcggccccgccccggccccggcggTCCCCACCGGCCACCTGCCGG GGGGCCGCCAGCCTCGCACGTGCGGCGGAAGAGCTCGGCGGCCGCCGCCCCAGCCTCCCCGGCCCGCGCCCCAGCCACCTGCGCCCTCGCCCGCGCCTCCCCGCGGGGGCCGCGCGGCGCGGGCCGGCCGCGCGAGCTGGGGGAGTCGCGCGCGGACCGCGGGGGCGCGGGGCTGTCGCCTGCGGTCGCAGCTGGTGCCGGTGCGCGCGCTCGGCCTGGGCCACAGCTCCGACGAGCTGGTGCGTTTCCGCTTCTGCAGCGGCTCCTGCCGCCGCGCGCGCTCCCCGCACGACCTCAGCCTGGCCAGCCTGCTGGGCGCCGGGGCCCTACGGCCGCCCCCGGGCTCGCGCCCCGTCAGCCAGCCGTGCTGCCGACCCACGCGCTATGAGGCGGTCTCCTTCATGGACGTCAACAGCACCTGGAGGACCGTGGACCGCCTTTCCGCCACTGCCTGCGGCTGCCTGGGCTGA
- the IPO13 gene encoding importin-13 isoform X3: MERREEQPGAAGAGAAPALDFTVENVEKALHQLYYDPNIENKNLAQKWLMQAQVSPQAWHFSWQLLQPDKVPEIQYFGASALHIKISRYWSDIPTDQYESLKAQLFTQITHFASGSKIVLTRLCVALASLALSMMPDAWPCAVADMVRLFQAEDSPVDGQGRCLALLELLTVLPEEFQTSRLPQYRKGLVRASLAVECGAVFPLLEQLLQQPSSPSCVRQKVLKCFSSWVQLEVPLQDCEALIQAAFAALQDSELFDSSVEAIVNAISQPDAQRYVNTLLKLIPLVLGLQDQLRQAVQNGDMETSHGICRIAVALGENHSRALLDQVEHWQSFLALVNMIMFCTGIPGHYPVNETTSSLTLTFWYTLQDDILSFEAEKQAVYQQVYRPVYFQLVDVLLHKAQFPSDEEYGFWSSDEKEQFRIYRVDISDTLMYVYEMLGAELLSNLYDKLGRLLTSSEEPYSWQHTEALLYGFQSIAETIDVNYSDVVPGLIGLIPRISISNVQLADTVMFTIGALSEWLADHPVMINSVLPLVLHALGNPELSVSSVSTLKKICRECKYDLPPYAANIVAVSQDVLMKQIHKTSQCMWLMQALGFLLSALQVEEILKNLHSLISPYIQQLEKLAEEIVSELPNPSNKLAIVHILGLLSNLFTTLDVSHHEDEHEGPELRKLPVPQGPNPVVVVLQQVFQLIQKVLSKWLNDAQVVEAVCAIFEKSVKTLLDDFAPMVPQLCEMLGRMYSTIPQASALDLTRQLVHIFAHEPAHFPPIEALFLLVTSITLTLFQQGLRLTRGFSWSQSALC, from the exons ATGGAGCGGCGGGAGGAGCAGCCTGGGGCTGCAGGGGCTGGAGCAGCACCAGCCTTGGACTTCACTGTGGAGAACGTGGAGAAG GCGCTGCACCAGCTCTACTACGATCCCAACATTGAGAACAAGAACCTGGCTCAGAAGTGGCTGATGCAGGCCCAGGTCTCCCCACAGGCCTGGCACTTCAGCTGGCAGCTACTGCAGCCCGACAAGGTGCCTGAGATCCAGTACTTTGGGGCCAGTGCCCTGCACATCAAGATCTCTCGCTACTGGAGTGACATCCCCACTGACCAGTATGAAAGTCTAAAGGCACAGCTCTTCACCCAGATCACCCACTTTGCTAGTGGCTCCAAGATCGTGCTGACTCGGCTGTGCGTGGCACTGGCCTCCCTGGCTCTCAGCATGATGCCTGATGCTTGGCCATGTGCTGTGGCAGATATGGTACGGCTCTTCCAGGCTGAGGACTCACCGGTGGATGGTCAGGGCCGCTGCCTGGCCCTACTAGAGCTGCTGACAGTGCTGCCTGAGGAGTTCCAGACGAGCCGCCTGCCCCAGTATCGCAAAGGCTTGGTGCGGGCCAGCCTGGCAGTGGAGTGCGGGGCTGTCTTCCCGTTGCTAGAGCAGCTGCTACAGCAGCCCAGCTCACCCAGCTGTGTGCGTCAGAAGGTGCTCAAGTGCTTTTCCAGCTGGGTGCAGCTGGAGGTGCCACTGCAGGACTGTGAGGCGCTTATTcaggctgcctttgctgctctgCAGGACTCGGAGCTCTTCGACAGCAGTGTGGAGGCCATCGTCAATGCCATTTCACAGCCTGATGCCCAGAG GTATGTGAACACACTCCTCAAACTCATCCCGCTGGTGCTGGGATTGCAAGATCAACTGCGACAGGCAGTGCAGAATGGGGACATGGAGACCTCCCATGGCATCTGTCGCATTGCTGTGGCCCTAGGCGAGAACCACTCCCG GGCCTTGCTGGACCAAGTGGAGCACTGGCAGAGCTTCCTGGCCCTTGTCAACATGATTATGTTCTGCACCGGCATCCCTGGCCACTATCCTGTCAATGAGACCACCAGTTCCCTGACCCTCACCTTCTGGTACACGTTGCAG GATGACATTCTGTCCTTTGAGGCAGAGAAGCAGGCTGTGTACCAGCAGGTGTACCGGCCGGTCTACTTCCAGCTGGTGGATGTGCTTCTGCACAAGGCCCAGTTTCCTTCTGATGAGGAATATGGATTCTGGTCCTCAGATGAGAAGGAGCAGTTCCGAATTTACAG GGTGGACATCTCAGATACGCTCATGTATGTGTATGAGATGCTGGGGGCCGAGCTGCTCAGCAACCTCTATGACAAGCTGGGCCGTTTGCTCACCAGCTCAGAGGAGCCCTACTCCTGGCAG CACACAGAGGCCCTGCTCTATGGCTTCCAATCCATCGCAGAGACCATCGATGTCAATTATTCTGATGTGGTGCCTGGGCTCATTGGCCTCATTCCACGGATCAGCATCAGCAACGTGCAGCTGGCGGATACTGTCATGTTCACCATTG gAGCTCTGTCTGAATGGCTGGCTGACCACCCCGTCATGATCAACAGTGTTCTGCCCCTCGTACTGCATGCCCTAGGCAATCCTGAGCTCTCTGTCTCTTCAGTGTCCACCCTCAAGAAGATCTGCCGAGAATGCAAGTATGACCTGCCACCCTATGCTGCTAACATTGTGGCTGTCTCCCAG GATGTGTTGATGAAACAGATCCACAAG ACAAGCCAGTGCATGTGGCTGATGCAGGCActgggcttcctgctgtcagccctGCAGGTGGAGGAGATCCTTAAGAACCTGCACTCCCTTATCTCACCCTATATCCAGCAGCTGGAGAAGCTGGCAGAGGAGATAGTGAGtgagctg CCTAATCCTTCCAACAAACTGGCCATTGTCCACATCTTGGGGCTTCTCTCCAACCTCTTCACCACGCTGGATGTCAGTCATCATGAGGATGAACATGAAGGCCCTGAGCTCCGGAAGCTGCCAGTGCCACAGGGACCCAACCCC GTGGTTGTGGTGTTGCAGCAGGTCTTCCAGCTTATCCAGAAGGTGCTGAGCAAATGGCTGAATGATGCCCAAGTGGTGGAG GCGGTGTGCGCTATCTTTGAGAAGTCTGTTAAGACACTGCTGGATGACTTTGCCCCCATGGTGCCACAGCTGTGTGAGATGCTGGGTCGGATGTACAGCACCATCCCCCAGGCCTCTGCTCTTGACCTCACTCGACAG CTGGTCCACATCTTTGCTCATGAACCTGCCCACTTTCCCCCAATTGAGGCCCTCTTCCTGCTCGTCACCTCCATCACACTCACTCTCTTCCAACAAG GTTTGAGGCTTACCAGGGGTTTCAGCTGGAGCCAGAGCGCTCTCTGCTGA
- the IPO13 gene encoding importin-13 isoform X1 — MERREEQPGAAGAGAAPALDFTVENVEKALHQLYYDPNIENKNLAQKWLMQAQVSPQAWHFSWQLLQPDKVPEIQYFGASALHIKISRYWSDIPTDQYESLKAQLFTQITHFASGSKIVLTRLCVALASLALSMMPDAWPCAVADMVRLFQAEDSPVDGQGRCLALLELLTVLPEEFQTSRLPQYRKGLVRASLAVECGAVFPLLEQLLQQPSSPSCVRQKVLKCFSSWVQLEVPLQDCEALIQAAFAALQDSELFDSSVEAIVNAISQPDAQRYVNTLLKLIPLVLGLQDQLRQAVQNGDMETSHGICRIAVALGENHSRALLDQVEHWQSFLALVNMIMFCTGIPGHYPVNETTSSLTLTFWYTLQDDILSFEAEKQAVYQQVYRPVYFQLVDVLLHKAQFPSDEEYGFWSSDEKEQFRIYRVDISDTLMYVYEMLGAELLSNLYDKLGRLLTSSEEPYSWQHTEALLYGFQSIAETIDVNYSDVVPGLIGLIPRISISNVQLADTVMFTIGALSEWLADHPVMINSVLPLVLHALGNPELSVSSVSTLKKICRECKYDLPPYAANIVAVSQDVLMKQIHKTSQCMWLMQALGFLLSALQVEEILKNLHSLISPYIQQLEKLAEEIVSELPNPSNKLAIVHILGLLSNLFTTLDVSHHEDEHEGPELRKLPVPQGPNPVVVVLQQVFQLIQKVLSKWLNDAQVVEAVCAIFEKSVKTLLDDFAPMVPQLCEMLGRMYSTIPQASALDLTRQLVHIFAHEPAHFPPIEALFLLVTSITLTLFQQGPRDHPDIVDSFMQLLAQALKRKPDLFLCERLDVKAVFQCAVLALKFPEAPTVKASCGFFTELLPRCGEVEPVGKVVQEDGRVLLVAVLEAIGGQASRSLMDCFADILFALNKHCFSLLSMWIKEALQPPGFPSARLSPEQKDTFSQQILRERVNKRRVKEMVKEFTLLCRGLHGTDYTADY; from the exons ATGGAGCGGCGGGAGGAGCAGCCTGGGGCTGCAGGGGCTGGAGCAGCACCAGCCTTGGACTTCACTGTGGAGAACGTGGAGAAG GCGCTGCACCAGCTCTACTACGATCCCAACATTGAGAACAAGAACCTGGCTCAGAAGTGGCTGATGCAGGCCCAGGTCTCCCCACAGGCCTGGCACTTCAGCTGGCAGCTACTGCAGCCCGACAAGGTGCCTGAGATCCAGTACTTTGGGGCCAGTGCCCTGCACATCAAGATCTCTCGCTACTGGAGTGACATCCCCACTGACCAGTATGAAAGTCTAAAGGCACAGCTCTTCACCCAGATCACCCACTTTGCTAGTGGCTCCAAGATCGTGCTGACTCGGCTGTGCGTGGCACTGGCCTCCCTGGCTCTCAGCATGATGCCTGATGCTTGGCCATGTGCTGTGGCAGATATGGTACGGCTCTTCCAGGCTGAGGACTCACCGGTGGATGGTCAGGGCCGCTGCCTGGCCCTACTAGAGCTGCTGACAGTGCTGCCTGAGGAGTTCCAGACGAGCCGCCTGCCCCAGTATCGCAAAGGCTTGGTGCGGGCCAGCCTGGCAGTGGAGTGCGGGGCTGTCTTCCCGTTGCTAGAGCAGCTGCTACAGCAGCCCAGCTCACCCAGCTGTGTGCGTCAGAAGGTGCTCAAGTGCTTTTCCAGCTGGGTGCAGCTGGAGGTGCCACTGCAGGACTGTGAGGCGCTTATTcaggctgcctttgctgctctgCAGGACTCGGAGCTCTTCGACAGCAGTGTGGAGGCCATCGTCAATGCCATTTCACAGCCTGATGCCCAGAG GTATGTGAACACACTCCTCAAACTCATCCCGCTGGTGCTGGGATTGCAAGATCAACTGCGACAGGCAGTGCAGAATGGGGACATGGAGACCTCCCATGGCATCTGTCGCATTGCTGTGGCCCTAGGCGAGAACCACTCCCG GGCCTTGCTGGACCAAGTGGAGCACTGGCAGAGCTTCCTGGCCCTTGTCAACATGATTATGTTCTGCACCGGCATCCCTGGCCACTATCCTGTCAATGAGACCACCAGTTCCCTGACCCTCACCTTCTGGTACACGTTGCAG GATGACATTCTGTCCTTTGAGGCAGAGAAGCAGGCTGTGTACCAGCAGGTGTACCGGCCGGTCTACTTCCAGCTGGTGGATGTGCTTCTGCACAAGGCCCAGTTTCCTTCTGATGAGGAATATGGATTCTGGTCCTCAGATGAGAAGGAGCAGTTCCGAATTTACAG GGTGGACATCTCAGATACGCTCATGTATGTGTATGAGATGCTGGGGGCCGAGCTGCTCAGCAACCTCTATGACAAGCTGGGCCGTTTGCTCACCAGCTCAGAGGAGCCCTACTCCTGGCAG CACACAGAGGCCCTGCTCTATGGCTTCCAATCCATCGCAGAGACCATCGATGTCAATTATTCTGATGTGGTGCCTGGGCTCATTGGCCTCATTCCACGGATCAGCATCAGCAACGTGCAGCTGGCGGATACTGTCATGTTCACCATTG gAGCTCTGTCTGAATGGCTGGCTGACCACCCCGTCATGATCAACAGTGTTCTGCCCCTCGTACTGCATGCCCTAGGCAATCCTGAGCTCTCTGTCTCTTCAGTGTCCACCCTCAAGAAGATCTGCCGAGAATGCAAGTATGACCTGCCACCCTATGCTGCTAACATTGTGGCTGTCTCCCAG GATGTGTTGATGAAACAGATCCACAAG ACAAGCCAGTGCATGTGGCTGATGCAGGCActgggcttcctgctgtcagccctGCAGGTGGAGGAGATCCTTAAGAACCTGCACTCCCTTATCTCACCCTATATCCAGCAGCTGGAGAAGCTGGCAGAGGAGATAGTGAGtgagctg CCTAATCCTTCCAACAAACTGGCCATTGTCCACATCTTGGGGCTTCTCTCCAACCTCTTCACCACGCTGGATGTCAGTCATCATGAGGATGAACATGAAGGCCCTGAGCTCCGGAAGCTGCCAGTGCCACAGGGACCCAACCCC GTGGTTGTGGTGTTGCAGCAGGTCTTCCAGCTTATCCAGAAGGTGCTGAGCAAATGGCTGAATGATGCCCAAGTGGTGGAG GCGGTGTGCGCTATCTTTGAGAAGTCTGTTAAGACACTGCTGGATGACTTTGCCCCCATGGTGCCACAGCTGTGTGAGATGCTGGGTCGGATGTACAGCACCATCCCCCAGGCCTCTGCTCTTGACCTCACTCGACAG CTGGTCCACATCTTTGCTCATGAACCTGCCCACTTTCCCCCAATTGAGGCCCTCTTCCTGCTCGTCACCTCCATCACACTCACTCTCTTCCAACAAG ggCCCAGGGATCATCCTGatattgttgattcatttatGCAACTCCTGGCACAG GCTCTGAAGCGGAAGCCAGATCTGTTCCTGTGTGAACGATTGGATGTCAAAGCTGTGTTCCAGTGTG CTGTGCTGGCCCTCAAGTTCCCTGAGGCACCTACTGTCAAGGCCTCCTGTGGCTTCTTT ACAGAGCTGCTGCCTCGGTGTGGGGAAGTAGAACCTGTGGGGAAAGTGGTACAGGAGGATGGCCGTGTGCTGCTCGTAGCAGTGCTGGAG GCCATTGGGGGCCAGGCCTCCCGCAGCCTCATGGACTGCTTTGCCGACATCCTATTTGCTCTGAACAAACACTGCTTCAGCCTCCTGAGCATGTGGATCAAGGAGGCACTACAGCCACCTGGTTTTCCCTCCGCCCGCCTCAGCCCTGAACAGAAGGACACCTTCAGCCAGCAGATCCTTCG TGAGCGAGTGAACAAGAGGCGGGTGAAGGAGATGGTGAAAGAATTCACACTGCTGTGCCGGGGGCTACATGGCACAGATTATACAGCTGACTACTGA
- the IPO13 gene encoding importin-13 isoform X2 produces MERREEQPGAAGAGAAPALDFTVENVEKALHQLYYDPNIENKNLAQKWLMQAQVSPQAWHFSWQLLQPDKVPEIQYFGASALHIKISRYWSDIPTDQYESLKAQLFTQITHFASGSKIVLTRLCVALASLALSMMPDAWPCAVADMVRLFQAEDSPVDGQGRCLALLELLTVLPEEFQTSRLPQYRKGLVRASLAVECGAVFPLLEQLLQQPSSPSCVRQKVLKCFSSWVQLEVPLQDCEALIQAAFAALQDSELFDSSVEAIVNAISQPDAQRYVNTLLKLIPLVLGLQDQLRQAVQNGDMETSHGICRIAVALGENHSRALLDQVEHWQSFLALVNMIMFCTGIPGHYPVNETTSSLTLTFWYTLQDDILSFEAEKQAVYQQVYRPVYFQLVDVLLHKAQFPSDEEYGFWSSDEKEQFRIYRVDISDTLMYVYEMLGAELLSNLYDKLGRLLTSSEEPYSWQHTEALLYGFQSIAETIDVNYSDVVPGLIGLIPRISISNVQLADTVMFTIGALSEWLADHPVMINSVLPLVLHALGNPELSVSSVSTLKKICRECKYDLPPYAANIVAVSQDVLMKQIHKTSQCMWLMQALGFLLSALQVEEILKNLHSLISPYIQQLEKLAEEIPNPSNKLAIVHILGLLSNLFTTLDVSHHEDEHEGPELRKLPVPQGPNPVVVVLQQVFQLIQKVLSKWLNDAQVVEAVCAIFEKSVKTLLDDFAPMVPQLCEMLGRMYSTIPQASALDLTRQLVHIFAHEPAHFPPIEALFLLVTSITLTLFQQGPRDHPDIVDSFMQLLAQALKRKPDLFLCERLDVKAVFQCAVLALKFPEAPTVKASCGFFTELLPRCGEVEPVGKVVQEDGRVLLVAVLEAIGGQASRSLMDCFADILFALNKHCFSLLSMWIKEALQPPGFPSARLSPEQKDTFSQQILRERVNKRRVKEMVKEFTLLCRGLHGTDYTADY; encoded by the exons ATGGAGCGGCGGGAGGAGCAGCCTGGGGCTGCAGGGGCTGGAGCAGCACCAGCCTTGGACTTCACTGTGGAGAACGTGGAGAAG GCGCTGCACCAGCTCTACTACGATCCCAACATTGAGAACAAGAACCTGGCTCAGAAGTGGCTGATGCAGGCCCAGGTCTCCCCACAGGCCTGGCACTTCAGCTGGCAGCTACTGCAGCCCGACAAGGTGCCTGAGATCCAGTACTTTGGGGCCAGTGCCCTGCACATCAAGATCTCTCGCTACTGGAGTGACATCCCCACTGACCAGTATGAAAGTCTAAAGGCACAGCTCTTCACCCAGATCACCCACTTTGCTAGTGGCTCCAAGATCGTGCTGACTCGGCTGTGCGTGGCACTGGCCTCCCTGGCTCTCAGCATGATGCCTGATGCTTGGCCATGTGCTGTGGCAGATATGGTACGGCTCTTCCAGGCTGAGGACTCACCGGTGGATGGTCAGGGCCGCTGCCTGGCCCTACTAGAGCTGCTGACAGTGCTGCCTGAGGAGTTCCAGACGAGCCGCCTGCCCCAGTATCGCAAAGGCTTGGTGCGGGCCAGCCTGGCAGTGGAGTGCGGGGCTGTCTTCCCGTTGCTAGAGCAGCTGCTACAGCAGCCCAGCTCACCCAGCTGTGTGCGTCAGAAGGTGCTCAAGTGCTTTTCCAGCTGGGTGCAGCTGGAGGTGCCACTGCAGGACTGTGAGGCGCTTATTcaggctgcctttgctgctctgCAGGACTCGGAGCTCTTCGACAGCAGTGTGGAGGCCATCGTCAATGCCATTTCACAGCCTGATGCCCAGAG GTATGTGAACACACTCCTCAAACTCATCCCGCTGGTGCTGGGATTGCAAGATCAACTGCGACAGGCAGTGCAGAATGGGGACATGGAGACCTCCCATGGCATCTGTCGCATTGCTGTGGCCCTAGGCGAGAACCACTCCCG GGCCTTGCTGGACCAAGTGGAGCACTGGCAGAGCTTCCTGGCCCTTGTCAACATGATTATGTTCTGCACCGGCATCCCTGGCCACTATCCTGTCAATGAGACCACCAGTTCCCTGACCCTCACCTTCTGGTACACGTTGCAG GATGACATTCTGTCCTTTGAGGCAGAGAAGCAGGCTGTGTACCAGCAGGTGTACCGGCCGGTCTACTTCCAGCTGGTGGATGTGCTTCTGCACAAGGCCCAGTTTCCTTCTGATGAGGAATATGGATTCTGGTCCTCAGATGAGAAGGAGCAGTTCCGAATTTACAG GGTGGACATCTCAGATACGCTCATGTATGTGTATGAGATGCTGGGGGCCGAGCTGCTCAGCAACCTCTATGACAAGCTGGGCCGTTTGCTCACCAGCTCAGAGGAGCCCTACTCCTGGCAG CACACAGAGGCCCTGCTCTATGGCTTCCAATCCATCGCAGAGACCATCGATGTCAATTATTCTGATGTGGTGCCTGGGCTCATTGGCCTCATTCCACGGATCAGCATCAGCAACGTGCAGCTGGCGGATACTGTCATGTTCACCATTG gAGCTCTGTCTGAATGGCTGGCTGACCACCCCGTCATGATCAACAGTGTTCTGCCCCTCGTACTGCATGCCCTAGGCAATCCTGAGCTCTCTGTCTCTTCAGTGTCCACCCTCAAGAAGATCTGCCGAGAATGCAAGTATGACCTGCCACCCTATGCTGCTAACATTGTGGCTGTCTCCCAG GATGTGTTGATGAAACAGATCCACAAG ACAAGCCAGTGCATGTGGCTGATGCAGGCActgggcttcctgctgtcagccctGCAGGTGGAGGAGATCCTTAAGAACCTGCACTCCCTTATCTCACCCTATATCCAGCAGCTGGAGAAGCTGGCAGAGGAGATA CCTAATCCTTCCAACAAACTGGCCATTGTCCACATCTTGGGGCTTCTCTCCAACCTCTTCACCACGCTGGATGTCAGTCATCATGAGGATGAACATGAAGGCCCTGAGCTCCGGAAGCTGCCAGTGCCACAGGGACCCAACCCC GTGGTTGTGGTGTTGCAGCAGGTCTTCCAGCTTATCCAGAAGGTGCTGAGCAAATGGCTGAATGATGCCCAAGTGGTGGAG GCGGTGTGCGCTATCTTTGAGAAGTCTGTTAAGACACTGCTGGATGACTTTGCCCCCATGGTGCCACAGCTGTGTGAGATGCTGGGTCGGATGTACAGCACCATCCCCCAGGCCTCTGCTCTTGACCTCACTCGACAG CTGGTCCACATCTTTGCTCATGAACCTGCCCACTTTCCCCCAATTGAGGCCCTCTTCCTGCTCGTCACCTCCATCACACTCACTCTCTTCCAACAAG ggCCCAGGGATCATCCTGatattgttgattcatttatGCAACTCCTGGCACAG GCTCTGAAGCGGAAGCCAGATCTGTTCCTGTGTGAACGATTGGATGTCAAAGCTGTGTTCCAGTGTG CTGTGCTGGCCCTCAAGTTCCCTGAGGCACCTACTGTCAAGGCCTCCTGTGGCTTCTTT ACAGAGCTGCTGCCTCGGTGTGGGGAAGTAGAACCTGTGGGGAAAGTGGTACAGGAGGATGGCCGTGTGCTGCTCGTAGCAGTGCTGGAG GCCATTGGGGGCCAGGCCTCCCGCAGCCTCATGGACTGCTTTGCCGACATCCTATTTGCTCTGAACAAACACTGCTTCAGCCTCCTGAGCATGTGGATCAAGGAGGCACTACAGCCACCTGGTTTTCCCTCCGCCCGCCTCAGCCCTGAACAGAAGGACACCTTCAGCCAGCAGATCCTTCG TGAGCGAGTGAACAAGAGGCGGGTGAAGGAGATGGTGAAAGAATTCACACTGCTGTGCCGGGGGCTACATGGCACAGATTATACAGCTGACTACTGA